DNA sequence from the Nicotiana tomentosiformis chromosome 3, ASM39032v3, whole genome shotgun sequence genome:
GCTGTATGTGTGTAAGTAGATACTATGAGATATACACCTTAATCCAGCTACTAGACAAGCCATATGTCTATGTTGAAGTCTCATTAACTCATGTCCCGAGTTACGTAAAGTTAAATAGCAAAACACAAGCTATGGAAACTACAAAAAGAAGGCTGCACACGAGACATTCCAAATAAAAATTTGCACTGAAAATGGAAAGAGGAACTAAGGCAACAGTCATTTATTCTATATGCAGTTACTCCTTGCTGGCGGTAGTCGGCAGGGGTATGTTCGAGATAAGGATATGGCAAAGGTCTTGCAAATATGTGGGAGAAGGGGCGAGGAATCAGGAAAGAGAAAGGAGCACTGAGAAATCATTATGTACTGATCAATTTTCTCATTTATGCTCTTGTTAATATTTGGTATCTCCATCAAACAAGGAGATCATGATCTTCTCATTCCATTTCCGTTTTCCTTGCTAATATCAAACCTCAGACAAAAGATAGACAACATTCATCAAGATGAGTCAACTCCAAGAAGGCAATTAGAATCTGGTATCAAGGGAGACTTACAATGCTATAGATGGGAGGCACCATTCTCTCTCCAATAGACTTTATTACAGGCATAACAGAAAAGCGTGGTGCCAAGTCTTTTGatctgaaggtccacctgagatATACAAAAATTTAATGTATTCTCTCAGGATACAAGTTGAGAAGGAAGCCTTCCTACTAAAATAACCAGAAATTGGCTCAATTTTTCACTTACCCAATGTAAGAGAGTATAGAGAACTGTGCCCATTCTCGAACCAACAATCGGAGCCAGTAGTTATGTATTGAATTGTCCACATTTATCAGAATCTGGCAATTAAGATACCTGATTATCACAAGTTTTTAGAGTAGAAAATGACTACTAGAACATTAAAGGTGGGTGTCCATACCGCCAGTTCTGCCACTGCCATCATAAACATTGCATTTTGAAATTTTCTGTACAATCACACAGATAGAAAATTAAAGCTCAATAATTCATGAAACACTGAATCCAGCAATGTAGGGTACCATATGAAACTTAGCGAATGTTGCATACTTGAGCATTATGTACTTTGTGTAGATTGCTTCATGCATTGCagggatttcctcatcttctatAAAGGTCAATTGTTCTTGCAGAACTACTAAGTTCTGTGATATGTGGTTGAATATTACATAAAATGAAATGAAATAGCTAAGTGTGAGAAGTACCTGTATTATACACAGTTATAGAACATTAATATCAGGTGTGaacaataatgaaatgaaaaaaaaaacaataatgCAGTAGGCGATGCTGCACACTCTTTCAAGTGGTAACAACCTAGTGAGAACTCACAGAGAAATAGGGTACAGAAGCTCTGTAGCCGACAAGAGTCAAGTAGAAAATAGATCCGAGAGCAGCTGTCATGCGGCGCTCTTGTATTGAAAGACGCTCACACGTTATGCAGTATCCATAAGAAATGAGCAGGAATGAAACAAAAGTTACTGTTTGGAAGAGAACTCCGGTAACATAGACACCAAATGATATCCACAGAGAGCATACGtgattataaaagcatgaatacctGCAAGACAACATCAAATAGAAAAACGATAAGAAAAAAAAGAACATCCAATGAGCAAGTTTAACTTCAGAATGAATATACATACAGCTGTTTTATTCATGAAATAGCTAGAGAATATAAACTAAGGTGTTGAATCTAAAAACTTTTAATATGTTAGGAAATTCTACCATACTACCCTTAAGAGACCTTAGCAGGCCATGATTAAGTAGTTAAAATGCAGTTCCTAATAGTAGACATCGGATTGAATACTTGTTTCATAAATTTGCATCAAACTGTCAAATTTGGCGAAAGGCTTTATTTATCCCAAATATTAGAAAAATGGCAAAAAGGCCTTACCAGAAGAGGAAAGATAGGGTAAGCTGCAGAGTTTTGATCAGTGGAACAGAAGCCAGCGTCCATTGCAATCTGTTCGTCTGTTCTAGTGCACATAAACAACAAGATTATAGAAACAAATTCCATAGCTCGACACCAAAAGATAAATAAAACTGATAAatttttcagaaaaaaaaaacTGCCAAACGCATAACTCAGAGAAATTGATTAACTTTAAACGGATAAACCTCGACAAATCATATAGGCAACAAATCCTTTCGAGGAGCTTAATCATTTATTAAGAACGAACAAATTCATGACTGCCGAAATATTGTACTCACCGAATATTGTAACAGCAAAAATTAAACTACCACAACACAAGCATAAGAAACTAATTCAAAAGTGAGACTGGAAAGAAAGAACAGAAATAGAAAAGGAAATTGACCTGAAAATGGCGGTTTTTGCAAGTATTGAAAGTCCAGGAACAGACGGAGACGAACCAAATTAACGTCAAAATGAAATAAAGAGGAGGAAGCGTCTGGTACTCTTCGTCTATTTTGCTGGAATCATGTAAATTTTCCATAATTCCCCTACTTCCAAAAGTCCAAACACCCACCTTCTGCTTATTTTCATTCTCAACACCAGGCCATTTTGCCCTTTCTATTTATACCCACGCACCACGCACCACGCACCACGCACGTTCTCCTTTTTTGCTTTTCCtccttttcccttttctttttgttgtttttcttcttcCTATATTTTTTCCCAATCTTTTTGCCTTTTGGTTTCGAATTTCCCTTTGGGTAGAGGTTTCAGACCCCACTTGTAAAATTTTTTATTGTTGGTTTCGAATTTCAACTACTACTACTTTACAGTTAAAATTAATTTCCTGTTATAATTTTATTAACTTTTTCCTATTCCACTCTTCTATTCCCTCCTTCACCATGAATCAATTTTTGTATATGTAAGGAAagagtttttttttaattaatatgcaCATACTAAATTCTCGTAATGATGAAAAAAATTGATCATTTGGATGTTAAATATAGGATTTTGGTATATAAATCAGTCTTGTAATTGGTTTGCTAttgattcatttttatttatttcttaaatCGTATAATCTAGTGTTCAATATGGATATCAGTTTTGTAAAAATTATAGTTTACATGCCCATATCTTTTCAAAATATTATCGAACGTGATTAACAATCAAAGTGCATTTACTCAACACTGGAAATGAACATATATAAAACCATTTAACAAGTCACTTAATCTTTACTTAATTGGATATgatatatagttattaatatcaAGTTATAATTACTTAACTTGGGGTTCAAGGACTAATGCACATGTCCAATTGATCAAAGAAGTTAAGAATGTAAGATTCCGTAGAAACGACTAAAGCTAAAGTTGAGTATTATCGCTCTTATAGAGAATTCGAGTTGGTATTCATGAGTATTAATTACATGTTTTACTAGTATTACAATGTAATATAAGACTAGTAGTTAATATGGCCTTATGCAAAGTAATGAATTGTTACGCGGGATTTATATATGAGTATTAGAGATTGATTTATTCAAGTCATAGTTCAATATGGCGTGTTAATTAACCATTGCCCATTGGTGATCTCTTCTAATTAATCTTAACAAATTCCTTTTGCCCCCAATAGTACGTCATTACaaatgttattttaattatacagtcaaacctctctataacaacctcatttgttctgaatatttttggattttatacCGAAGtactgttatagagaacatatattaaaacataacataaaaattggttccaaaaaaacttgacttttatagtgaagtgttgttatataaggATGCTATTATAGAGATGTCTGATTGTATACATTTTTTATAAGAATTTTTTTAAGAGTATAGTATACATGAGATCgggaaataaaataaagaagattTTTGTAGGGACATTTTGTTACATTCAAATTTTAAATGAATATAAGAAatcaatttttttattaaaaaaaacctTCGTATTGAAAAGTATAACTCTTGAATGCTAGGGTTAGGACTTAG
Encoded proteins:
- the LOC104088149 gene encoding uncharacterized protein; translated protein: MENLHDSSKIDEEYQTLPPLYFILTLIWFVSVCSWTFNTCKNRHFQTNRLQWTLASVPLIKTLQLTLSFLFWYSCFYNHVCSLWISFGVYVTGVLFQTVTFVSFLLISYGYCITCERLSIQERRMTAALGSIFYLTLVGYRASVPYFSVLLTLSYFISFYVIFNHISQNLVVLQEQLTFIEDEEIPAMHEAIYTKYIMLKKFQNAMFMMAVAELAILINVDNSIHNYWLRLLVREWAQFSILSYIGWTFRSKDLAPRFSVMPVIKSIGERMVPPIYSIEMDATTFRDFSSHGWHIGVPTSSKKGSLKSSVLVVVQHPHMCRLTPLDTHSHRVA